The proteins below come from a single Gimesia alba genomic window:
- a CDS encoding lactate racemase domain-containing protein — MENLHQTLSEQEVIQWFESNLPVEDYRNKSILLIVPDATRTAPLPLLFSTFHRLLSPVAKRIDVLVALGTHPPMPEADICRLLGISENARQAEYNEVGLYNHEWDNPDRLTEVGTLTKQETSEISSGLLEMEVPVTINSRIKDYDLLQIMGPVFPHEVVGFSGGSKYFFPGISGPDLLNFFHWLGALITNVGIIGVKSTPVREVVNRSAAMIPNEKRCITFVVAPDSSLYGLFYGTPETAWESAADLSGQIHIKRKPRPFKQVLSCAPLMYDELWVAGKCMYKLEPVVADGGELIIYAPHMKEISITHGKLIEEVGYHVRDYFTKQWDRFKDYPWGILAHSTHVRGTGTFENGVEHPRVQVTLASQIPPELCQKINLGYRDPDSIDIESFANREDEGILLVRKAGEHLYRLENE; from the coding sequence ATGGAAAATCTTCATCAAACCCTCAGCGAACAGGAAGTGATTCAGTGGTTTGAATCAAATCTCCCTGTCGAAGACTATCGGAATAAAAGCATCCTCCTGATCGTTCCGGATGCAACTCGGACTGCTCCGTTACCACTTCTTTTTTCGACATTCCATCGTCTACTCAGCCCTGTCGCAAAACGGATTGATGTCCTGGTTGCTCTGGGTACACACCCTCCGATGCCCGAAGCGGACATTTGCCGCTTACTTGGAATTTCCGAGAACGCCAGACAAGCCGAATACAACGAAGTCGGGCTTTATAACCACGAGTGGGACAACCCTGACAGACTCACAGAAGTTGGTACTCTCACAAAACAGGAGACCTCAGAAATTTCCTCGGGGCTTCTGGAAATGGAAGTCCCGGTCACGATCAATTCGCGGATCAAGGATTACGATTTGCTGCAGATTATGGGGCCTGTTTTTCCACATGAAGTGGTCGGTTTTTCGGGTGGCAGTAAATATTTCTTCCCTGGAATCTCTGGTCCGGATCTGTTGAATTTTTTCCACTGGCTGGGCGCGTTGATAACCAACGTCGGAATTATCGGAGTTAAATCGACCCCTGTTCGTGAAGTTGTCAATCGATCAGCCGCGATGATTCCAAATGAGAAACGCTGCATCACCTTTGTCGTCGCTCCCGACAGTTCGCTGTATGGTCTGTTTTATGGCACACCAGAAACGGCCTGGGAATCTGCCGCTGATTTATCCGGTCAGATTCATATCAAACGCAAGCCTCGCCCGTTCAAGCAGGTTCTGTCTTGTGCCCCTCTCATGTACGATGAATTATGGGTCGCCGGAAAGTGTATGTACAAGCTGGAACCGGTTGTCGCAGATGGGGGTGAGTTAATTATCTACGCACCTCATATGAAAGAAATTTCTATCACGCACGGCAAACTGATTGAAGAAGTCGGTTATCATGTTCGTGATTACTTTACAAAACAGTGGGACCGGTTCAAAGATTATCCTTGGGGAATTCTGGCACACTCTACCCATGTCAGAGGGACCGGCACCTTTGAAAACGGCGTTGAACATCCTCGAGTTCAAGTGACATTGGCCTCACAAATTCCACCGGAACTCTGTCAGAAAATAAATCTTGGCTATCGGGATCCCGACAGTATTGATATTGAATCGTTTGCAAATCGGGAAGATGAAGGAATTCTTCTCGTTAGAAAAGCAGGAGAGCACCTTTACCGTCTGGAAAACGAGTAA